In one Deltaproteobacteria bacterium genomic region, the following are encoded:
- a CDS encoding outer membrane lipoprotein-sorting protein, which produces MRRIILVMILLATLFPLPAKAETPAEKGLKIAIEADKRDSGWGDSKQEFTMILRNRHGEESKREIRGRSLEVPGDGDKSLTIFDTPKDVKGTAFLNFTHKKGDDDQWLYLPALKRVKRISSRNKSGSFMGSEFSYEDISSQEVEKYSYKWIKDESYDGKDCFVTESYPVDKKNSGYTRMVNWIDKAQFRTLKVEYYDRKESHLKTLTFRAYKKYLDRYWRPDEMNMINHQNGKSTQLLFNNYQFRTGLKDSDFNKSSLKRAR; this is translated from the coding sequence ATGAGAAGAATAATACTTGTGATGATCCTGCTTGCAACACTCTTTCCCCTGCCGGCAAAGGCTGAGACACCTGCAGAGAAGGGCCTTAAAATTGCCATAGAGGCGGACAAAAGGGATTCCGGCTGGGGTGACTCAAAACAGGAATTTACCATGATCCTGAGAAACCGCCACGGTGAGGAGAGCAAAAGGGAAATCCGGGGACGATCTCTTGAAGTACCAGGCGATGGCGACAAATCATTAACCATTTTCGACACGCCGAAAGATGTGAAAGGAACAGCATTTCTTAATTTTACCCATAAGAAGGGTGACGATGACCAATGGCTCTACCTGCCGGCGCTCAAAAGGGTCAAACGAATCAGTTCCAGGAACAAGTCGGGTTCCTTCATGGGAAGCGAATTTTCCTATGAAGACATCTCCAGCCAGGAGGTGGAAAAGTATTCCTATAAGTGGATTAAAGATGAAAGCTACGACGGTAAGGACTGCTTCGTTACCGAGTCTTATCCCGTTGATAAAAAGAACTCAGGATATACGCGTATGGTCAACTGGATCGATAAGGCCCAATTTCGTACTTTAAAAGTGGAATATTACGACCGTAAGGAATCACATCTCAAAACACTCACCTTCAGGGCATATAAAAAGTACCTCGATAGATACTGGCGGCCCGATGAAATGAACATGATCAACCACCAGAACGGTAAAAGCACACAGCTTCTCTTTAACAATTATCAATTTCGTACAGGCCTGAAAGATAGTGATTTTAACAAGAGCAGTCTTAAACGGGCCAGATGA
- a CDS encoding MMPL family transporter — MHSYETGIGQWVVKYRFWLIAANMLFLIASALGISRLVVNNDLRIFFSPENPQLQALEALENTYTKADNVLFILAPKDGKVFTSDTLSAVETLTEALWKTPYSSRVDSISNFQHTTVEEDDLIVEDLVADAKSLSKEDFSRIKNIALSEPQLVNRLISPSGHVTGINVNILKPGKSNNEVVEVGNFVRDLAHNFRQEHPQIDLYLTGMVMMDNAYGEVAQDDMGTLVPIMFLALIVITGLALRSLTGTFVTLIIILFSTLTGMGLAGWLGISFNAASANAPTIILTLAVADSVHLLTSMFHQIHLSKSKEEAIANALAENLKPVFLTSITTVIGFLTMNFSDAPPFRDLGNMVALGVTAAFFYSILFLPPLVTVLPIGVKARVEPGCEYDYECCSCDRLADIVTRYRNPLFWGILIAVGIVTAGVFRIELNDNFSKYFDDSYEIRNAMDFMDENLTGMDVIEYSLKAGESGGINDPEYLKIVEDFANWYRKQPNVVHVSAITDTMKRLNKNMHNNDPAWYRIPDRRDLAAQYLLLYEMSLPFGLDLNNMINVDKSATRLIVSLKAMTTQEQRAMDERAVAWLKANAPKEMLTVGSGLTIIWAHLSDRNIKSMLIASFGALILISVALIFALRSFKMGVISLLPNLAPATMAFGLWGLLVGRVGLGLSVIVSMTLGIVVDDTIHFLSSYLRARREKNLGSIAAVRYSFNTVGTAMWITTLSLVVGFMILSLSGYKMNADMGLMSAITIVLALAMDFLLLPTLLIKVEGSKYEKNNTCDDPACNTLSPAGKG; from the coding sequence ATGCATAGCTACGAAACCGGGATAGGTCAGTGGGTTGTAAAATACCGCTTTTGGCTCATTGCTGCCAACATGCTCTTTCTAATTGCATCAGCCTTGGGCATTTCCCGCTTAGTCGTCAACAACGATCTCCGCATTTTTTTTAGCCCCGAAAACCCCCAACTACAAGCCCTGGAGGCACTGGAAAACACCTATACCAAAGCCGATAACGTACTCTTTATCCTCGCTCCCAAAGATGGTAAAGTCTTTACCTCTGACACTCTCTCAGCAGTGGAAACCTTGACCGAGGCTTTATGGAAAACACCCTATTCAAGCCGTGTCGATTCCATTAGCAACTTCCAGCATACAACCGTCGAAGAGGATGACCTGATTGTGGAAGACCTTGTGGCAGATGCAAAATCCCTTTCAAAAGAGGATTTTTCCCGCATTAAAAATATTGCCCTTTCCGAACCTCAACTGGTTAACAGGCTTATCTCGCCATCAGGACATGTAACGGGAATCAATGTCAATATTCTCAAACCGGGCAAGTCAAATAATGAAGTGGTTGAGGTAGGTAACTTTGTTCGTGACCTGGCCCATAATTTCCGGCAGGAACATCCTCAAATCGACCTTTACCTGACAGGTATGGTCATGATGGACAACGCATACGGTGAAGTGGCACAAGACGATATGGGGACGCTCGTTCCTATTATGTTCCTTGCTCTCATAGTGATTACCGGTCTGGCACTGAGGTCATTAACGGGGACTTTTGTTACGCTCATCATTATCCTCTTTTCCACACTTACCGGAATGGGTTTGGCCGGTTGGCTGGGCATCTCCTTTAATGCCGCCTCTGCTAATGCTCCAACCATTATACTCACGCTGGCCGTTGCCGACAGCGTTCACCTTCTCACCTCCATGTTCCACCAGATCCATCTCAGCAAGTCAAAAGAAGAGGCTATTGCCAATGCACTGGCAGAGAATTTAAAGCCTGTCTTCTTAACAAGCATAACAACGGTCATTGGATTTCTGACAATGAATTTTTCCGATGCCCCGCCATTTCGAGACCTTGGAAACATGGTCGCCCTCGGTGTAACGGCGGCATTTTTCTATTCCATCCTCTTCCTCCCTCCTCTTGTAACCGTTCTTCCCATCGGGGTAAAAGCACGTGTAGAGCCAGGCTGTGAATACGACTATGAATGCTGTTCCTGCGATAGGCTGGCAGATATAGTTACCAGGTACCGCAATCCCCTTTTCTGGGGAATTCTCATTGCCGTGGGGATCGTTACAGCCGGGGTTTTTCGCATTGAGTTAAACGACAATTTTTCCAAATATTTTGATGATAGTTACGAGATCCGTAATGCCATGGATTTTATGGATGAAAACCTGACCGGTATGGATGTTATCGAATATTCTCTGAAAGCAGGTGAATCGGGAGGAATTAATGATCCCGAGTACCTGAAAATAGTGGAGGATTTTGCTAACTGGTACCGCAAACAACCCAATGTTGTCCATGTCAGTGCCATTACAGACACCATGAAACGTCTCAATAAAAACATGCATAACAATGATCCTGCTTGGTACCGTATTCCTGACAGGCGCGATCTGGCAGCTCAGTACCTGCTTCTTTATGAAATGTCCCTCCCCTTCGGTCTCGATCTGAATAACATGATCAACGTCGATAAATCGGCAACACGCCTCATAGTTAGTCTCAAGGCTATGACAACTCAGGAACAGCGGGCCATGGATGAACGGGCCGTGGCCTGGCTGAAGGCCAATGCACCCAAAGAGATGCTCACCGTCGGTTCGGGATTGACCATCATCTGGGCCCACCTGTCGGACCGCAATATTAAGAGCATGCTCATCGCCTCTTTCGGGGCCCTCATCCTCATTTCCGTTGCCCTCATTTTTGCCCTTAGAAGCTTTAAAATGGGCGTAATCAGTCTCCTGCCCAACCTGGCGCCGGCAACAATGGCCTTCGGTCTCTGGGGTCTCCTCGTAGGACGTGTCGGTCTCGGTCTTTCCGTTATTGTTTCCATGACACTCGGTATTGTCGTCGATGATACGATCCATTTTCTGAGCAGCTACCTGCGGGCGAGGAGAGAAAAGAATTTAGGATCCATTGCCGCTGTTCGCTATTCCTTTAACACAGTAGGTACGGCCATGTGGATTACGACGCTTTCCCTAGTTGTCGGATTTATGATCTTAAGCCTGTCGGGCTATAAAATGAATGCCGACATGGGACTCATGTCGGCCATTACCATCGTCCTTGCGCTGGCCATGGACTTTTTACTCTTACCAACATTACTCATTAAAGTGGAGGGTTCAAAATATGAGAAGAATAATACTTGTGATGATCCTGCTTGCAACACTCTTTCCCCTGCCGGCAAAGGCTGA